The DNA segment TGGCGATCTTGGAGCCGACCAGGGCGTTGGTCAGGGTCGACTTCCCCGCGTTCGGGCGGCCGACGAAACAGGCGAAGCCGGATCGGAAGGCGGGGGCACTGCCAGCAGCGCTGTCGCGGTTCATCGCACCATGGTGCCTGCTGCGGTGCCCTCGGGGCCACTCGGTACGCGGATGCCCACCTGTCGGGCGCTCACTGGTCCGGAGCTGGGCCGGCCTACTCGGCCCCGGCGTCGGCCTCGGTGAGCTCTTCGTCGGTCAGCCGACGGACCAGTACCGTGCTCACCCGGTTGCGCCGACCGACCGGATCCTCAGCGGTCAGCTCGAGCCCGGAGACCGTCACCGTCGACCCGGCGAGCGGGACCTTGCCGAGTTCCTTGGCCATCAGGCCACCGACGGATTCGATGTCGTCGTCGGCATCGGTGTTGACCCCGAACTCCTCGTCGAAGTCGTCCAGTCCCAGCCGCATCGTGACCCGGCACCGACCGTCGTCGAGGTGACTGATCGGCGCCACCTCGCCGGCGTCGTACTCGTCGACGATCTCCCCGACGATCTCCTCCAGGATGTCCTCGATGGTCGCCAGGCCGGCGGTGCCGCCGTACTCGTCGACGGCGATCACGATATGGGTGTGGGTGGTCTGCATCTCCCGCAGCAGGGCGTCCACCGCCTTCGACTCCGGTACGAAAGCCGGCTCCCGCATGATCGTCGCGACGGTCTCGGCACCGGCACCGTCGACCAGCGAGCGGCGGACGAGGTCCTTCAGGTAGACGATCCCGACGATGTCGTCGACGCCGGCCTCGCCGATCACCGGGATCCGGGAGTAGCCCGAACGCATCGCCAGCGAGGTGGCCTGCCGCAGGGTCTTGTGCTGTTCGATCCAGACCATGTCCGGGCGTGGCACCATCACCTCGGCAACGACGGTGTCGTCGAGGTCGAAGACCGACTGGATCATCCGTTGTTCACCGGCCTCGATCACCGCCGACGATCCGGCCACGTCGACCAGTCGGCGGAATTCCTCCTCGGTCGCGAACGGACCGTCGGCATAACCCCGGCCGGGTGTGACGGCATTGCCGATCGCTATCAGGAGTTTCGGCAGCGGTCCGAGGATGGCAGTGACCGCGCGTACCGGCCCGGCGACGGCGGATGCGACCTGCACCGATCGCTGCCGCCCATAGGTACGCGGAGCCACTCCCCAGGCGATGAAGGAGATCGCCGACATGGCGGCGATGGTGATCAACAACCGCAGCCAGTCCGAGCCGAAGAAGTCCGAGACCACCAGCACCACCAGTACGATCGAGGCGATCTCGGCCACGATCCTGATCAGCAGCACCGTGTTCACGTACCGGGGACGGTCCCGG comes from the Naumannella halotolerans genome and includes:
- a CDS encoding hemolysin family protein; the encoded protein is MTAAQTAMIIIALALTGVVGLLTAAEQALRLVTPEQAAEALDEGRRGAGSLLIISRDRPRYVNTVLLIRIVAEIASIVLVVLVVSDFFGSDWLRLLITIAAMSAISFIAWGVAPRTYGRQRSVQVASAVAGPVRAVTAILGPLPKLLIAIGNAVTPGRGYADGPFATEEEFRRLVDVAGSSAVIEAGEQRMIQSVFDLDDTVVAEVMVPRPDMVWIEQHKTLRQATSLAMRSGYSRIPVIGEAGVDDIVGIVYLKDLVRRSLVDGAGAETVATIMREPAFVPESKAVDALLREMQTTHTHIVIAVDEYGGTAGLATIEDILEEIVGEIVDEYDAGEVAPISHLDDGRCRVTMRLGLDDFDEEFGVNTDADDDIESVGGLMAKELGKVPLAGSTVTVSGLELTAEDPVGRRNRVSTVLVRRLTDEELTEADAGAE